A DNA window from Nocardioides palaemonis contains the following coding sequences:
- a CDS encoding sugar ABC transporter ATP-binding protein, whose amino-acid sequence MAPSQTPPLLEVRGIVKRFPGVLALGGVDLDVRAGEVHCLLGQNGAGKSTLIKVLSASYQPDEGEVLWEDRPVTLGTPQAAMRLGISTIYQELDLVPELSVAENIFLGHELSRAGVSRVPETNRRARELLARLGHPEISATRAVGRLSPAGQQVVSMARALSQDTRLLILDEPSAVLDQGEVDTLFRTIRDLTAQGVAVVYISHRLEEIRQIGDRITVLKDGRTVASGLPVDQTPTAELIRLMTGRSIEYVFPPRGDTPAVTGEPVLEVRGLALPGVFSDVDLTVRAGEIVGLAGLVGAGRSEILETVYGARRASAGTVRVDGRDLRRGSVPAAVKAGLGLAPEERKSQGLLLDQAVYRNVTVSTMGRFARLGFLDRGAERRRAAEVTGSLDVRPAGVDRLVRLLSGGNQQKVVLARWLLRECRVLLLDEPTRGVDVGARAEIYAVVRALAGSGVAVVVVSSEVEEVLGLADRVLVVREGRVVHEGPAHEIDESRVLDLVMEGSAA is encoded by the coding sequence GTGGCCCCCTCCCAGACCCCGCCGCTCCTCGAGGTGCGCGGCATCGTCAAGCGCTTCCCCGGCGTGCTGGCGCTCGGCGGCGTCGACCTCGACGTCCGCGCGGGCGAGGTGCACTGCCTGCTCGGCCAGAACGGCGCGGGCAAGTCGACCCTGATCAAGGTGCTCTCCGCGAGCTACCAGCCCGACGAGGGCGAGGTCCTGTGGGAGGACCGACCGGTCACCCTGGGCACGCCGCAGGCCGCGATGCGGCTGGGGATCTCGACGATCTACCAGGAGCTGGACCTCGTGCCGGAGCTCAGCGTCGCGGAGAACATCTTCCTCGGCCACGAGCTCAGCCGGGCCGGCGTGAGCCGGGTCCCCGAGACCAACCGCCGGGCCCGCGAGCTGCTGGCCCGCCTGGGCCACCCCGAGATCTCCGCCACCCGCGCGGTCGGGCGGCTCTCGCCCGCCGGGCAGCAGGTCGTCAGCATGGCCCGCGCCCTCTCCCAGGACACGCGGCTGCTGATCCTCGACGAGCCGTCGGCGGTGCTCGACCAGGGCGAGGTCGACACGCTCTTCCGGACCATCCGCGACCTGACCGCCCAGGGCGTCGCGGTCGTCTACATCTCCCACCGCCTCGAGGAGATCCGCCAGATCGGCGACCGGATCACCGTGCTGAAGGACGGCAGGACCGTCGCCAGCGGGCTGCCGGTCGACCAGACGCCGACCGCCGAGCTGATCAGGCTGATGACCGGGCGGTCCATCGAGTACGTCTTCCCGCCGCGCGGCGACACGCCCGCCGTGACCGGCGAGCCGGTGCTGGAGGTGCGGGGGCTCGCGCTGCCGGGCGTCTTCTCCGACGTCGACCTGACCGTGCGCGCGGGGGAGATCGTCGGGCTCGCGGGCCTCGTCGGCGCCGGCCGCTCGGAGATCCTGGAGACCGTCTACGGCGCCCGCCGCGCCAGCGCCGGCACTGTGCGCGTCGACGGGCGCGACCTGCGTCGCGGGTCCGTCCCGGCCGCCGTCAAGGCCGGGCTGGGGCTCGCACCCGAGGAGCGCAAGAGCCAGGGCCTGTTGCTCGACCAGGCCGTCTACCGCAACGTGACCGTGTCCACGATGGGCCGGTTCGCCCGCCTCGGCTTCCTCGACCGGGGTGCCGAGCGGCGCCGCGCCGCCGAGGTCACCGGGTCCCTCGACGTACGCCCCGCCGGGGTGGACCGCCTCGTGCGGCTGCTCTCCGGCGGCAACCAGCAGAAGGTGGTCCTGGCGCGGTGGCTGCTGCGCGAGTGCCGCGTGCTCCTGCTCGACGAGCCCACCCGCGGCGTCGACGTCGGCGCGCGGGCCGAGATCTACGCCGTGGTCCGCGCGCTGGCCGGCTCCGGGGTCGCCGTCGTGGTCGTGTCGAGCGAGGTGGAGGAGGTGCTCGGCCTGGCCGACCGGGTGCTGGTGGTCCGCGAGGGCCGGGTCGTGCACGAGGGCCCCGCGCACGAGATCGACGAGTCCCGGGTCCTCGACCTGGTCATGGAAGGAAGCGCCGCATGA